The proteins below come from a single Fusarium verticillioides 7600 chromosome 3, whole genome shotgun sequence genomic window:
- a CDS encoding 6-phosphogluconolactonase (At least one base has a quality score < 10), with amino-acid sequence MGKTQPNLFAFRNVDALAPALRSYVIQSQAAGIARHGAFKVGVSGGSLPKTLAQALLAPSSGPNDVVDFKRWEIFFADERAVPLDHEDSNYALLKKELLDKIPEDQKPTVHPIDTEHLNDLQELADQYEKTLVASFASRDSVRLPIFDLLLLGCGPDGHTCSLFPGHELLREVDAWVAPIEDSPKPPPKRITLTLPVVNHSVRVAFVATGGGKKEIMKQIFDNDGGLPCTLVNEGTGERCSWFVDEPAVEGVSFPRRAFL; translated from the coding sequence ATGGGTAAAACACAACCAAACCTCTTCGCATTTCGCAACGTTGACGCTCTCGCCCCGGCGTTGCGTTCGTACGTTATCCAAAGCCAAGCTGCCGGTATCGCCCGGCACGGCGCTTTCAAAGTGGGTGTATCTGGTGGTTCGCTCCCCAAGACGCTCGCCCAGGCCCTCCTGGCCCCCTCTTCGGGCCCCAACGATGTCGTCGATTTCAAGCGCTGGGAAATTTTCTTTGCTGATGAGCGCGCTGTGCCCCTCGACCACGAAGACTCCAACTACGCcctcctcaagaaggaactTCTGGACAAGATCCCCGAGGACCAGAAGCCCACCGTGCACCCCATCGACACAGAACACTTGAACGACTTGCAAGAGCTTGCCGACCAGTACGAGAAAACACTCGTTGCCAGCTTCGCCAGCCGCGACTCGGTCCGTCTGCCTATCTtcgacctcctcctcctcggctgCGGTCCCGACGGACACACCTGCTCTCTTTTCCCTGGCCATGAACTGCTCCGTGAAGTCGACGCCTGGGTTGCCCCCATTGAAGACTCCCCCAAGCCTCCCCCCAAGCGCATCACCCTCACTCTTCCAGTCGTCAACCACTCCGTTCGTGTCGCGTTCGTCGCTACTGGCGGCGGCAAGAAAGAGATCATGAAGCAGATCTTCGATAACGACGGTGGTCTGCCTTGcactcttgtcaatgagGGCACTGGTGAGCGCTGCAGCTGGTTCGTCGACGAGCCTGCTGTCGAGGGCGTCAGCTTTCCGCGAAGGGCTTTCCTATGA